In Holophagales bacterium, the DNA window CTTGAGGATCTCCCTGGCCCGTCCGGCGTGGGGCTCGCGGGCTGTCGAATACGAGAAGTCGTCCCTGCGGGGACCGGCGGAACCAGAGACCGATGTGTCGGCGACGCTCGTCATGGCAAGCCCTCTCCGCGCATTGTCGTCCGAAGAGGGTGCGAAGACGGGGTCAGGTCTACCTTCTACACTCTACGGGCCACCGTAGAGTGTAGAAGGTAGACCTGACCCCCCCTCTAAGCGAGTCCTGCGGCGGGGGCGAGGTCGGCGATCTTCACGGGCTTTCCCGTCTCCGAGCTCGTGCGGGCCGCGATCCCGGTGAGGCACGACATGGCGCCGGCGCGCGAGTCGGGGACGTGGAGGTGGTCCGGGACGGGGGCGGTCCCGAAGACCGCGTCGAGGAGGCGCGGGTCTCCCCCCGAGTGGCCGCCGGGGAGCTTCTGGAGCGTGATCCGCTCCACGTCCTTCGCGAAGTTCCGCGCGACGAGGATCTCGGTCTCGTACGGCACCTCCCACGGCTGCCGCTCGTAGTCGCGAACCTCGATGCGGCCCTTTTCGCAGTTGAAGGCGACGCGGAACCCCTCGAACGGCATGAAGGCGTTCAGGGAGTAGGACATCGTCGTGCCGTTCGAGTACGAGATGACGGCCTGCATCGTGTCCCAGGTGTCGCAGTCCTCGCGGAAGACGCAGCCGTCGCGGAGGTAGCCGTCGGCGCCGGCCGGGCCGGCGTAGAGGGCCATCAGGCGCGGGTTCGCCGTCATGTCGAAGAAGAACTCGCACGACGCCTTGTGCGGGCAGGTCCGGCAGTGGGTGTGCCGCTGCGCGCCGTTCTTCCCGTATCGGCGGAGGTTGGAGAAGGCCGAGACCTCGACCGGATCGGCCCCGAGCCACCAGTTCACGAGGTCGAAGTGGTGCGACGCCTTGTGGAGCCAGAGGCTGCCGCCCTGAGACTTCAGCCGGTGCCAGCGGCGGAAGTAGTCGGCCCCGTGGAAGACGTCGAGGTACCAGGAGAAGTCGATCGACGTGACCTTCCCGAGGCCCGAGGTGCGCAGCAGCGACCAGATCTTCTCGAGCTTGGGCGAGTAGCGGTAGTTGAAGGCCATGGCGACCTTCCGCCGGTTCGTCCGCTCGGCGTCGAGGATCGCCTTGCACTGCGAGAGGCCCGTGACCATCGGCTTCTCGGTGACGACGTCGACGCCGCGGTCGAGGGCCCTCGCGATGACCGCCGAGTGGGTCGCGTCGACCGTGCAGACGGCGATCCGGTCGACCTTGACGGCGTCGAGCATCCGGTCGAGGTCGGCGTAGACGGGCGCCTTCGTCCCCATCAGGGTGTTCGCGGCCTCGGCGCGCTGCGGGTTGACGTCGCAGAGGGCGACGAGGTCGAGCGTGTCGCCGTGGCGCTTCAGGGCCTCGGCACCCCACATGCCGCTGCCGCGGTGCCCCGTGCCGACGATTGCGTAGCGGGTTCGGCGCGCCGGTTCGGCGGCAGCGCGGGCGGGGATCGCGGCCGCAGCGGCCGCGGCGCCGGCGGCGTAGAGGAACTCGCGGCGGGAAGGGGAGCCGGCCGGGGTGGGGGTTTCGTCCGTCATCGTGGAGCCTCCATGGCGTGCTTCGCCTTCCAGGCGGGGTAGTCCTTCGCGAGGAGGGCGGCCGGTGCGTCGACGTACCAGGCGTAGCCGGTCCGCCGTTCGTGCTCGATCTCGGCGAGGCTCCACCGGACGACGCCGTCCCGTCCGCAGAAGAGCGGCCTGTTCGTCCCGATCTCGTAGAAGCGGGCCCAGACGGGAGGAGCGGCAGGATCCGGCGTTGCGACGACGTCGACGCCGCCTGGGTGCGACGTCGCGCCCCGGCGCTCGACGCGAAGGCCATCGATGCGCACGGAGCGAAGCCAGGCGACGGCG includes these proteins:
- a CDS encoding Gfo/Idh/MocA family oxidoreductase, with amino-acid sequence MTDETPTPAGSPSRREFLYAAGAAAAAAAIPARAAAEPARRTRYAIVGTGHRGSGMWGAEALKRHGDTLDLVALCDVNPQRAEAANTLMGTKAPVYADLDRMLDAVKVDRIAVCTVDATHSAVIARALDRGVDVVTEKPMVTGLSQCKAILDAERTNRRKVAMAFNYRYSPKLEKIWSLLRTSGLGKVTSIDFSWYLDVFHGADYFRRWHRLKSQGGSLWLHKASHHFDLVNWWLGADPVEVSAFSNLRRYGKNGAQRHTHCRTCPHKASCEFFFDMTANPRLMALYAGPAGADGYLRDGCVFREDCDTWDTMQAVISYSNGTTMSYSLNAFMPFEGFRVAFNCEKGRIEVRDYERQPWEVPYETEILVARNFAKDVERITLQKLPGGHSGGDPRLLDAVFGTAPVPDHLHVPDSRAGAMSCLTGIAARTSSETGKPVKIADLAPAAGLA